One Bacteroidia bacterium genomic window carries:
- the mnmA gene encoding tRNA 2-thiouridine(34) synthase MnmA: MSKHGRVLMAMSGGIDSTVAAVMLKEQGYDVIGITMKTWDYETSGGNKKETGCCSLDSINDARAVAVENDIHHFILDIRNEFGDHVIDYFVDEYVAGRTPNPCVLCNTHIKWEALLKRADKLDCEFIATGHYANKRLENGRFVVSKGRDEWKDQSYVLWGLTQESMGRTLLPLGGYTKTEIRQMALDRGYDELVKKSESYEICFIPDNDYRSFLKRRVEGLETQVAGGDFVLTDGTVVGKHEGYPFYTIGQRKGLGIALGKPVFVTDIDPNSNTVTLGEETDLERSSMEVYKVNLQKYDTLMPGMEAVTKIRYKDQGAHSILTPFEDNRIRVDFHHEVKAIAPGQSAVFYEGNDVIGGGHILKSI, from the coding sequence GTGAGCAAGCACGGACGTGTATTAATGGCCATGAGTGGCGGCATAGACAGCACTGTAGCAGCAGTTATGCTGAAGGAGCAGGGCTATGATGTAATTGGCATCACCATGAAAACCTGGGATTACGAAACTTCTGGTGGGAATAAAAAAGAAACCGGTTGCTGCAGCCTTGATTCCATTAATGATGCGCGGGCGGTGGCCGTGGAAAACGACATTCATCATTTTATTCTTGATATCCGCAATGAATTCGGAGATCATGTAATTGACTATTTTGTAGATGAATACGTGGCGGGTAGAACGCCCAATCCCTGCGTGCTTTGTAATACGCATATCAAATGGGAGGCTCTCCTGAAGCGGGCAGACAAGCTTGATTGTGAGTTTATCGCAACAGGCCATTATGCCAATAAGCGCCTGGAGAATGGCCGGTTCGTAGTATCCAAAGGCAGGGACGAGTGGAAAGACCAAAGCTACGTGCTCTGGGGCCTGACGCAGGAAAGCATGGGCCGCACCCTGTTGCCGCTTGGAGGCTATACCAAAACTGAGATCAGGCAAATGGCGCTGGATCGTGGCTACGATGAACTGGTGAAGAAAAGCGAAAGCTATGAGATATGCTTTATACCTGACAACGACTACCGCTCTTTCCTGAAGCGCAGGGTGGAAGGATTGGAAACTCAGGTGGCAGGAGGAGATTTCGTTTTGACCGATGGAACTGTGGTGGGGAAGCATGAGGGTTATCCATTTTATACCATTGGTCAGCGGAAGGGGCTGGGCATAGCGCTCGGAAAGCCCGTGTTCGTTACTGATATTGATCCCAACAGTAATACCGTTACGCTGGGTGAGGAAACCGACCTGGAGCGCTCCTCAATGGAAGTGTACAAGGTGAACCTTCAGAAATATGATACCCTGATGCCCGGCATGGAGGCGGTGACAAAGATCCGCTACAAAGACCAGGGAGCACATAGTATTCTCACGCCTTTTGAAGACAACCGCATCCGGGTTGATTTTCATCATGAAGTTAAGGCCATTGCTCCCGGGCAGTCAGCCGTATTTTATGAAGGAAATGACGTAATTGGCGGAGGCCATATTTTAAAGAGTATTTAA
- a CDS encoding S8 family peptidase yields MKWTIPALFLLFLAPQLFAQDSTFKFQVSFTDKNNNPYSLDRPLEFLSAEAMERRENQGILLDSLDLPVTPTYLAQLRQMGVRVLFVTRWFNSAVVALEDSSLLADIQSLPFVKGVEYRGTAEGMEINMADTDTNLFLPGKRNYGQSFNQIQMMNGQWLHEQGFQGAGMRIAVLDAGFTRTNQLLAFADLNARNGIVGTHDFYQDTASVYNFASHGTYVLSVMAGNLPGALTGTAPAASYLLLRTEEGATEYLTEEIAWAAGAEYADSAGAWLINSSLGYHFFDDSTMNHTYEMFDGNTTIITRAADLAASRGILVVSSAGNQGDRAFGKITAPSDADSILAVGAVIPEAEYAGFSSRGPSADGRVKPEIAAQGAAVESASLDDLGTVPINGTSLAAPLVTGLAACLWQAFPELSNMQIRDAIIRSASQYNQPDIFLGYGIPDFHTAFQICRTMTGEAVADEHIISVYPNPFSHEFYASFFTPGAADIEVRLTDRTGRVLERWQISSPGEGTLNHHFRVPENVSHGIYFLSFQSNENVYTRKVLKL; encoded by the coding sequence ATGAAATGGACAATACCAGCCCTGTTCCTGCTTTTCCTGGCCCCACAATTATTTGCGCAGGACTCTACTTTCAAGTTCCAGGTTTCATTTACTGATAAAAACAATAATCCTTATTCCCTGGACAGGCCGCTAGAATTTCTCTCGGCTGAGGCAATGGAGCGCAGGGAAAACCAGGGGATTCTACTGGATTCGCTGGATTTGCCGGTAACGCCCACCTACCTTGCTCAATTACGCCAAATGGGCGTGCGTGTGTTGTTTGTTACCCGCTGGTTCAATTCCGCTGTGGTGGCGCTGGAAGATAGTTCGTTGCTTGCAGATATTCAGTCGCTTCCTTTCGTGAAGGGGGTGGAATACCGGGGTACTGCGGAGGGCATGGAAATAAATATGGCAGATACGGATACCAACCTGTTTCTTCCCGGAAAACGGAATTACGGCCAGTCATTTAATCAAATTCAAATGATGAACGGGCAATGGCTCCATGAGCAGGGATTTCAGGGAGCAGGAATGCGCATCGCTGTGCTGGATGCAGGTTTTACCCGGACTAACCAGTTGCTTGCTTTCGCTGACCTGAATGCCCGGAACGGAATTGTTGGCACCCATGATTTTTATCAGGATACCGCTTCTGTATACAATTTTGCCAGCCACGGTACCTATGTGCTTTCCGTGATGGCGGGTAACCTGCCGGGAGCGCTGACCGGCACGGCTCCGGCAGCGAGTTACCTGCTGCTGAGGACGGAGGAGGGCGCTACAGAATACCTGACCGAAGAGATAGCCTGGGCGGCAGGTGCGGAATATGCTGACAGTGCCGGGGCTTGGCTCATCAACTCCTCGCTTGGCTACCATTTTTTCGATGATTCCACGATGAACCACACCTATGAAATGTTTGACGGGAATACCACCATCATAACAAGGGCTGCGGATCTGGCAGCCTCCAGAGGTATCCTGGTGGTGAGCAGTGCCGGGAACCAAGGAGACCGGGCTTTTGGTAAGATTACGGCACCTTCTGACGCGGACAGTATTTTGGCCGTAGGCGCTGTGATACCCGAAGCGGAATATGCAGGTTTCAGCTCACGCGGCCCTTCGGCTGACGGACGGGTGAAGCCGGAAATAGCGGCACAGGGTGCAGCAGTGGAGTCTGCCTCACTGGATGACCTGGGAACCGTTCCCATCAACGGAACTTCACTGGCAGCTCCGTTGGTAACCGGACTTGCAGCTTGTTTGTGGCAGGCATTTCCGGAGCTTAGCAACATGCAGATCCGCGATGCCATCATCAGAAGCGCCAGCCAATATAACCAGCCCGACATTTTTCTTGGATACGGAATCCCTGATTTTCACACGGCTTTCCAGATTTGCCGGACAATGACGGGAGAAGCAGTTGCTGACGAACATATCATCAGCGTTTATCCTAATCCCTTTTCCCATGAATTTTACGCCAGTTTTTTTACTCCCGGAGCGGCAGATATTGAGGTGAGGCTAACTGACCGGACCGGCCGTGTATTGGAGCGCTGGCAAATTTCCTCACCGGGTGAGGGAACGCTTAATCATCATTTCCGGGTACCGGAAAACGTATCGCACGGCATCTATTTCCTGAGCTTTCAGAGCAATGAAAATGTATATACAAGGAAGGTTTTGAAATTGTAA
- a CDS encoding OmpA family protein — MLLNNWDDMTMQNFTIKTTTVNLLLVLIFPCSLSAQNLVKNSGFEQKRKNPNRSIVMDDIGLPFFATGWGKICTVDHFQASSNPDSSEYDNQLSNDTNKSWCGLITQMQGNNWGIKEKSYREYITAPLCQPLVPGRKYIVRLQYAHASWVKYASNGLGIATSDTIILRTGPELCHPYPANPLIYLKNVFIQETSEWQKLETTFTAKGGEKYIIIGNFLSVKKTKKKKIRERNSEDLFAYYYIDNVELYPATESLEHANPCYEEIQEIVLHDLNFRPNEAVIPRESFKMLDSIANYLYGKELRLHVIGHTDSVGDFNFNMKLSEARAQAVSDYLISKGINPAYIKTEGMGLTKPIDSNSTAEGRQKNRRVTIEIRLVH, encoded by the coding sequence ATGCTTTTGAACAATTGGGATGATATGACAATGCAGAATTTTACTATAAAAACTACCACAGTAAATCTTCTTCTGGTTTTAATATTCCCCTGCTCCCTTTCAGCACAAAACCTGGTGAAAAATTCAGGTTTTGAACAAAAGCGAAAAAATCCAAATCGCTCAATAGTAATGGATGATATTGGATTACCCTTTTTCGCAACAGGCTGGGGAAAAATATGCACAGTGGATCACTTCCAGGCTAGCTCCAATCCGGATTCCAGTGAGTATGACAACCAACTTTCGAACGACACAAACAAAAGCTGGTGCGGCCTCATCACGCAGATGCAGGGGAATAACTGGGGCATTAAAGAAAAGAGCTATCGTGAATACATCACGGCACCACTTTGCCAGCCTTTAGTCCCGGGAAGGAAATATATAGTACGCCTCCAATATGCTCATGCCTCCTGGGTAAAGTATGCCTCTAATGGATTAGGGATTGCTACCTCCGACACCATTATACTTCGCACCGGACCCGAACTTTGCCATCCTTATCCGGCAAATCCTTTAATTTATCTTAAAAATGTATTCATTCAGGAAACTTCGGAATGGCAGAAACTAGAAACTACGTTCACAGCTAAAGGAGGTGAGAAATACATTATCATTGGAAATTTCCTTTCTGTTAAAAAAACTAAAAAGAAAAAAATACGAGAAAGAAATTCTGAGGATCTGTTCGCTTACTATTATATTGATAATGTTGAGCTTTATCCCGCAACTGAATCGCTAGAACATGCCAACCCCTGTTATGAAGAAATACAGGAAATTGTGCTTCACGATTTGAACTTCAGACCTAATGAGGCAGTAATTCCACGCGAATCATTTAAAATGCTGGATTCCATAGCTAATTACCTTTACGGAAAAGAATTAAGGTTGCATGTAATTGGCCATACAGATAGTGTGGGAGACTTCAATTTTAATATGAAACTTTCCGAAGCGAGAGCCCAGGCGGTGTCAGACTATTTAATTTCAAAAGGGATAAATCCGGCCTATATAAAGACTGAAGGCATGGGACTTACAAAACCCATTGACAGCAACAGCACCGCAGAAGGCAGGCAAAAGAACAGACGGGTTACAATCGAAATCAGATTAGTTCATTAA